A region from the Prevotella melaninogenica genome encodes:
- the pheS gene encoding phenylalanine--tRNA ligase subunit alpha — protein MLLDKIEELLKEVSALTAKSADDVEQLRLKYLSKKGEINALMGEFRNVAADQKKVVGMKINELKQSAQDKINQLKDQLETSEAQSDDIDLTRTAYPINLGTRHPLTLVKNEIIDIFARMGFTLYQGPEIDDDQHVFTMLNFAADHPARDMQDTFFIERSNTMDVTKNVILRSHTSNDEAHYMSTHEPPIRVLCPGRVYRNEAISARAHCFFHQVEGLYVDKNVSFTDLKQVLLTFAREMFGADTKIRLRPSYFPFTEPSAEMDISCNICGGEGCGFCKHTGWVEILGCGMVDPHDLEACGIDPNVYTGYAFGMGVERIANLKYRVSDLRLFSENDTRFLREFEGA, from the coding sequence ATGTTATTAGACAAGATAGAAGAACTTCTCAAGGAAGTGAGCGCACTCACGGCTAAGAGTGCTGATGATGTGGAGCAACTCCGTCTGAAATACCTTAGTAAAAAGGGTGAAATCAATGCGTTGATGGGTGAGTTCCGTAATGTGGCAGCCGACCAGAAGAAGGTTGTCGGCATGAAGATTAACGAACTTAAGCAGAGTGCACAGGACAAAATCAACCAACTTAAAGACCAGCTTGAAACAAGTGAGGCACAGAGTGATGATATTGATTTGACTCGTACTGCTTATCCAATCAATCTCGGTACACGTCATCCATTGACGCTTGTGAAGAATGAGATCATTGATATTTTTGCTCGTATGGGTTTCACACTCTATCAGGGTCCAGAGATTGATGACGATCAGCACGTCTTTACGATGTTGAACTTTGCTGCTGACCATCCAGCACGTGATATGCAAGATACCTTCTTCATTGAGCGTAGCAATACGATGGACGTTACAAAGAACGTCATCCTTCGTAGTCATACTTCTAATGACGAAGCACATTATATGTCTACACACGAACCTCCAATTCGTGTTCTTTGCCCCGGTCGTGTATATCGTAATGAGGCTATCTCAGCACGTGCACACTGTTTCTTCCATCAGGTTGAGGGTCTTTACGTTGATAAGAATGTTAGCTTTACCGACCTAAAGCAGGTGCTTCTCACCTTTGCGCGTGAGATGTTCGGTGCTGATACTAAGATTCGTCTTCGTCCAAGTTACTTCCCATTTACTGAGCCAAGTGCAGAGATGGATATCAGCTGTAACATCTGTGGCGGTGAGGGCTGTGGCTTCTGTAAGCATACAGGTTGGGTAGAGATTCTCGGTTGTGGTATGGTTGACCCACACGACCTTGAGGCTTGTGGTATTGATCCTAATGTATATACGGGTTATGCCTTCGGTATGGGTGTTGAGCGTATTGCTAACCTTAAGTACCGTGTTAGCGACCTTCGCCTCTTCTCAGAGAACGATACCCGTTTCCTCCGCGAGTTCGAGGGTGCGTAG
- a CDS encoding exonuclease domain-containing protein, with amino-acid sequence MQDFAAIDFETANFERCSVCSVGVVVVRGGEIVDSFYSLIQPEPNYYHWRCTQVHGLTCADTDGAPVFSEVWKQIEPMIKGLPLVAHNAPFDKGCLKASFYTYQMDYPDYEFFDTLKAARQMLPHLPNHQLQTVSSACGYELTDHHHALADAEACAWIAREIL; translated from the coding sequence ATGCAGGACTTTGCAGCGATTGACTTTGAAACAGCAAACTTTGAGCGATGTAGTGTATGCTCGGTGGGCGTGGTAGTAGTAAGGGGAGGAGAGATTGTTGATAGCTTCTATTCTCTTATACAGCCCGAACCGAATTATTATCATTGGCGATGTACACAGGTGCATGGGTTGACGTGTGCAGATACTGACGGTGCACCCGTATTCAGTGAGGTGTGGAAACAGATAGAACCAATGATAAAAGGTCTGCCATTAGTAGCCCACAACGCACCATTTGACAAAGGTTGTTTGAAGGCTTCTTTCTATACCTACCAAATGGATTATCCAGATTATGAATTCTTTGATACGCTGAAAGCAGCACGTCAGATGCTCCCTCACCTTCCAAACCATCAATTGCAAACGGTTTCTTCTGCCTGTGGCTATGAGCTAACCGACCACCATCATGCCCTTGCGGATGCAGAAGCTTGTGCGTGGATAGCACGTGAGATATTGTAG
- a CDS encoding DUF6155 family protein — protein sequence MTKLKLKKHLSVLPKEDVMNLVLSLYDASAEAKMYLEMYLTPDYSGALEKYKKIIRDEFFPARGFSDKPSFATCRKAISDFKKLKADAISLGDLMLYYIELGCEYTMTFGDMWEQYYTTLETNFEKALKHISDHNLEEHFRQRIESMLNSTQCGWGFSDTLWDMYYDYYGRQE from the coding sequence ATGACCAAATTAAAACTAAAGAAGCATCTGTCAGTACTGCCTAAGGAAGACGTAATGAACCTTGTGTTGAGTCTGTATGATGCGAGCGCAGAAGCGAAGATGTATCTGGAAATGTATCTTACACCTGATTATAGCGGTGCATTGGAAAAGTACAAAAAGATTATTCGCGACGAATTTTTCCCCGCTCGAGGCTTTTCTGATAAGCCGTCATTTGCAACTTGTCGGAAGGCAATCTCTGATTTCAAGAAGTTGAAGGCTGACGCTATCAGTCTTGGCGATTTGATGCTTTACTATATAGAGTTGGGATGTGAATACACAATGACCTTCGGTGATATGTGGGAACAGTATTATACTACATTAGAAACGAATTTTGAGAAAGCTCTGAAGCATATTTCCGACCATAACCTTGAGGAACATTTCAGACAGAGAATTGAAAGTATGCTTAATTCAACACAATGTGGTTGGGGATTTTCTGATACCTTATGGGATATGTACTATGACTATTATGGTCGTCAAGAGTGA
- a CDS encoding 3'-5' exonuclease — MGANNYTPSLDKYQIPVVEASQGHHLVLASPGCGKTHILAERIKYARERGVKYEDMLCLTFTNRAAREMTNRIQKVVGGDFSELMVGNVHRFCSKFLFEQGRIPADSAIIDDEEAVSIIADYRNEDEEGVTKDFNRYKGYQTIIFFQHFIYQMEHGHPWKYYLHPESFTDDDREAVKHICASQKIEYDEQAVLNIYHHAQEYMDEANAPGLDGKTADRIRVLLWKMYYANCYARYKEENHLFDFEDLLLYTYDIYHSDPTCKRYSWIQVDEVQDLNGMQLAIIDLLTAEDNPMVMYLGDEQQAIFSFMGAKVETLTLLKMRCKGNIHHLQRNHRSPKYLLDIFNDYAEKQLKIDRELLPLSDNGTKAKPGDLRIIHSSTIEAEHKDVAIEALRLYEQNKEERTAVIVSANSDADRISDAMTEAGLTHFKVSGRDLFDTPDVKLLLAHLSVLSNEHNSIAWTRIMKGVRAFPSHALARRFNWKLKQLALSPSDFLLYPESCYTAEFLRAYDEEEIVVFDTETTGLDVFNDDIIEIAAIRIKDGEVIGEPLDLYIETDKPISSMLGDKENPMYAIYHKKMATGELLTPADALQRFLTFVGTSPMLGHNANYDYNILDNNLQRYCNDTMQAHSIRCFDSLKLIRLLAPSLHSYKLESLLETFQLTGVNSHQAIDDVKATISLVRLCADKAREKQAQQAAFIRHPKVQPFANVLRSNYGELYQTAVKRLYTVSTEPEPALVSELSTAYNAFRSDGLINDISRLDYILRYLRIDMLTDEAIANALAPQLSQYIMDINTLKEADFCNSKSILERIYVTTVHKAKGLEFDNVIIFDAADGRYPNAYNKTKQQDEEDARKFYVAMSRAKRRLFIAYALQKVERYGRVINRELTPLMDSIQKYFN; from the coding sequence ATGGGGGCAAATAATTACACACCAAGTTTAGATAAATATCAGATTCCTGTCGTTGAGGCAAGTCAGGGACATCATCTTGTGCTGGCATCACCGGGTTGTGGTAAGACACATATCCTCGCGGAGAGGATAAAATATGCACGAGAAAGGGGTGTGAAGTATGAGGATATGCTCTGTCTGACGTTCACAAATCGTGCTGCAAGGGAGATGACCAACCGTATTCAAAAGGTGGTGGGAGGTGATTTCTCCGAGCTAATGGTGGGTAATGTGCATCGTTTTTGCTCTAAGTTCCTCTTTGAGCAGGGTAGGATACCAGCGGATTCAGCTATTATTGATGACGAAGAGGCGGTGAGTATCATTGCTGATTATCGCAATGAAGACGAAGAAGGAGTGACAAAAGACTTCAACCGATACAAAGGTTATCAAACGATTATCTTTTTTCAGCATTTCATCTATCAGATGGAACACGGTCATCCGTGGAAGTATTATCTTCATCCAGAGAGCTTTACGGATGATGATAGGGAAGCTGTAAAGCATATATGTGCCTCGCAAAAGATTGAATACGACGAGCAGGCGGTACTGAATATCTATCATCATGCACAGGAATATATGGACGAGGCGAATGCGCCCGGACTTGATGGGAAGACGGCTGATAGGATTCGTGTACTGCTTTGGAAGATGTATTACGCTAATTGTTACGCCCGATATAAGGAGGAAAATCATCTTTTCGATTTCGAAGATCTGTTGCTTTATACTTACGATATCTATCATTCTGACCCCACTTGCAAGCGTTATTCGTGGATACAAGTGGATGAGGTGCAGGATCTTAATGGTATGCAACTCGCTATTATTGACTTGCTGACAGCAGAGGACAACCCGATGGTGATGTACTTAGGCGATGAACAGCAGGCAATCTTCTCTTTTATGGGGGCAAAAGTAGAAACGCTGACACTGTTGAAGATGCGCTGTAAGGGTAATATACATCATCTGCAGCGCAATCATCGTTCGCCCAAATATCTGCTCGATATCTTCAATGATTATGCAGAAAAGCAATTGAAGATAGATCGCGAACTACTCCCTCTTTCTGACAACGGCACAAAGGCAAAGCCCGGGGACTTGAGAATCATACATAGTAGTACGATTGAAGCAGAACACAAAGATGTTGCCATCGAAGCTCTCCGCCTTTATGAGCAAAATAAGGAAGAGCGTACAGCCGTCATCGTTAGTGCTAATTCGGATGCCGATCGAATTAGTGATGCGATGACAGAAGCAGGACTAACTCACTTTAAAGTCTCTGGTCGCGACCTTTTCGATACACCCGATGTCAAGTTATTGTTGGCACATTTGAGTGTTCTTTCCAACGAACATAACTCTATTGCATGGACACGTATCATGAAAGGGGTGCGTGCCTTCCCTTCTCATGCCCTTGCTCGCCGATTTAATTGGAAGCTAAAGCAGTTGGCACTATCGCCTTCGGACTTCCTTCTCTATCCTGAAAGCTGCTATACGGCAGAGTTTCTTCGTGCGTATGATGAGGAAGAAATCGTTGTTTTCGATACCGAAACAACTGGCTTAGACGTGTTCAATGACGACATTATTGAGATTGCTGCCATACGAATTAAGGATGGGGAAGTGATTGGTGAACCGCTTGATCTCTACATAGAAACCGATAAGCCGATTTCGTCAATGCTCGGTGATAAGGAGAATCCGATGTATGCTATCTATCATAAGAAGATGGCTACTGGCGAGCTACTCACCCCAGCAGATGCCTTACAACGTTTCCTAACATTCGTGGGTACAAGTCCTATGCTTGGACATAATGCCAACTACGATTACAACATACTTGACAACAATCTGCAACGTTACTGCAATGACACGATGCAGGCACATTCTATTCGTTGCTTTGACTCGCTAAAACTGATACGACTATTGGCTCCAAGCCTTCATTCCTACAAGTTGGAGAGTCTTCTCGAAACCTTTCAACTGACAGGTGTTAATAGTCATCAGGCGATTGATGATGTGAAAGCAACTATCAGTCTTGTACGTCTCTGTGCCGATAAAGCACGTGAGAAACAGGCACAACAAGCAGCATTTATTCGTCATCCGAAGGTGCAACCCTTTGCTAACGTGCTTCGTAGCAATTATGGTGAACTCTATCAAACAGCTGTCAAGAGGCTTTATACGGTATCAACCGAGCCTGAACCAGCCCTTGTAAGCGAACTCTCTACTGCTTATAATGCCTTTCGTTCTGATGGTTTAATAAACGACATTTCCCGATTAGATTATATTCTCCGTTACCTTCGTATAGATATGCTGACTGATGAGGCGATAGCTAATGCTCTTGCTCCACAGCTCTCACAGTACATAATGGATATTAATACACTGAAGGAAGCCGACTTCTGCAATAGTAAGAGTATTCTTGAGCGTATCTATGTGACGACTGTTCATAAGGCAAAGGGGCTGGAGTTTGATAATGTTATCATTTTTGATGCAGCCGATGGTCGCTACCCGAACGCTTATAACAAGACGAAACAGCAAGACGAGGAAGATGCTCGTAAGTTCTATGTAGCTATGTCACGCGCTAAGCGTCGCCTTTTCATTGCCTATGCCTTGCAAAAGGTTGAACGCTATGGAAGGGTTATCAATCGTGAGCTCACCCCTCTAATGGATAGTATTCAAAAGTATTTTAATTAG
- a CDS encoding PG1828 family lipoprotein, which produces MKKLVLMFVAIAAISFASCGNNSKPAANADSTADSAMVDSANADSVAADSVAADSVK; this is translated from the coding sequence ATGAAGAAATTAGTTTTAATGTTCGTAGCTATCGCAGCTATCTCTTTCGCATCTTGTGGTAATAACTCTAAGCCAGCTGCTAACGCTGACTCAACTGCAGATTCTGCAATGGTTGATAGCGCTAACGCTGATTCAGTTGCTGCTGATTCAGTTGCTGCTGACTCTGTTAAGTAA
- the mtaB gene encoding tRNA (N(6)-L-threonylcarbamoyladenosine(37)-C(2))-methylthiotransferase MtaB: protein MIDTAAFQGKTAKFYTLGCKLNFSETSTFARTLYNMGVREAKKTEQADICLINTCSVTEVADHKCRQIIHRMVRQNPGAFVIVTGCYAQLESATVAKIEGVDLVLGSNEKADLVQYLSDAWNKVDTAKEETSEGEYHSVKTKDIKSFQASCSRGNRTRYFLKVQDGCNYFCTYCTIPFARGFSRNPTVQSLVAQAEEAAREGGKEIVLTGVNIGDFGKTTGESFLDLVKALDKVEGIQRFRISSLEPDLIDDELIAYCAESRAFMPHFHIPLQSGSDEVLELMHRRYDTALFARKIKLIKEKMPDAFIGVDVMVGSRGERPEYFEDCYKFLDSLPVTQLHVFPYSERPGTAALSIPYVVDDREKKHRAHKLLKLSDEKTRAFYAAHIGQEADVLFEKAARGKAMHGFTDNYIRVELSPDQAKEEYDNQILRVRLGGFNFDQSSLKAELL from the coding sequence ATGATAGATACAGCAGCATTTCAAGGCAAGACAGCCAAGTTCTATACGTTGGGTTGTAAGCTCAACTTCTCAGAGACAAGTACCTTCGCGCGTACCTTATATAATATGGGCGTGCGTGAAGCGAAGAAGACTGAGCAGGCAGACATATGTCTGATTAATACCTGTTCGGTTACTGAGGTTGCTGACCACAAGTGCCGTCAGATCATCCATCGTATGGTGCGCCAGAACCCAGGTGCTTTCGTAATCGTGACAGGTTGCTATGCTCAGCTTGAGAGTGCAACGGTTGCGAAGATAGAAGGTGTCGACCTTGTGTTGGGTAGTAATGAGAAAGCTGACCTCGTACAGTATCTTAGTGATGCTTGGAATAAGGTCGATACAGCTAAAGAAGAGACGTCAGAGGGAGAGTATCACTCTGTTAAGACGAAGGATATTAAAAGTTTCCAAGCAAGTTGCTCACGTGGTAATCGTACACGTTACTTCCTAAAGGTGCAAGACGGATGTAATTACTTCTGCACTTATTGTACGATTCCTTTTGCTCGTGGATTCTCACGTAACCCGACTGTTCAGTCGCTTGTTGCGCAGGCAGAAGAGGCAGCAAGAGAGGGTGGAAAGGAGATTGTGTTGACGGGAGTTAATATAGGTGACTTCGGTAAGACCACAGGTGAGAGTTTCTTAGACCTCGTAAAAGCATTAGATAAGGTAGAGGGCATACAGCGTTTCCGTATTAGTTCGCTGGAACCCGACTTGATAGATGATGAGTTGATAGCGTATTGTGCAGAGTCACGAGCGTTTATGCCACATTTCCACATCCCACTTCAGAGTGGTTCTGATGAGGTGTTGGAGTTGATGCACCGTCGTTATGACACGGCACTCTTCGCTCGTAAGATAAAACTTATTAAGGAAAAGATGCCCGATGCATTTATCGGTGTTGATGTGATGGTAGGTTCTCGTGGCGAGCGACCAGAGTATTTTGAGGATTGTTATAAGTTCCTCGACTCCCTTCCAGTCACCCAACTCCATGTCTTCCCTTATTCAGAACGTCCAGGAACTGCGGCATTGTCAATCCCTTATGTGGTAGATGACCGTGAGAAGAAGCACCGTGCGCATAAGCTATTGAAGCTCTCTGACGAGAAGACACGTGCTTTTTATGCAGCGCATATAGGGCAGGAGGCAGACGTCCTCTTTGAGAAAGCGGCACGCGGAAAGGCTATGCACGGCTTTACAGATAACTATATTCGTGTGGAACTATCGCCCGATCAGGCAAAGGAAGAATATGACAACCAGATACTCCGAGTACGTTTAGGAGGGTTTAATTTCGATCAAAGTTCATTAAAGGCAGAACTCTTATGA
- a CDS encoding glycosyltransferase family 2 protein, with the protein MKVAIVILNWNGRSMMEQYLPSVLNFSRGEAEVIIADNASTDDSVAWLKTTYPYVRVIELAENYGFAEGYNRTLKQVDSEYYVLLNSDVEVTHHWLTPLIEEMDAHEDIAACQPKLLSATNRDAFEYAGASGGFIDRYGYPFCRGRIFDTVEDDNGQYDNAEEVLWATGACLMIRAKDYWEAGGLDGRFFAHNEEIDLCWRLHQMGKRIFCFPESYVYHVGGGTLPKSNPRKTFLNFRNNLTMLWKNLPEDELKHVMRVRWFLDYLAAFQTLILGRNWGEFKAILSARHTFKQWRHEFERLPISLDGVVKHRENLPSCTNDGRKKYSLLWQYYVKGRKLFSSLPEWE; encoded by the coding sequence ATGAAAGTTGCGATAGTTATATTGAACTGGAATGGGCGAAGTATGATGGAGCAATATCTCCCTTCCGTGCTGAATTTTTCACGAGGAGAAGCAGAGGTTATCATAGCCGATAATGCTTCAACAGATGACTCTGTTGCATGGTTGAAAACAACTTATCCATATGTTCGTGTGATAGAATTAGCTGAGAACTATGGCTTTGCAGAGGGGTATAATCGTACGCTAAAGCAAGTAGACAGCGAATATTACGTGTTGTTAAACAGTGATGTTGAGGTGACGCATCACTGGCTTACGCCCCTCATCGAGGAGATGGATGCCCATGAGGATATAGCAGCTTGTCAGCCAAAATTGCTCTCTGCTACCAATCGTGATGCTTTTGAGTATGCTGGTGCATCGGGAGGTTTCATTGATCGTTATGGCTATCCGTTCTGTCGTGGGCGCATCTTTGATACGGTGGAGGATGATAATGGACAGTATGATAATGCGGAGGAGGTTCTTTGGGCAACAGGTGCTTGCTTGATGATACGCGCCAAGGACTATTGGGAAGCTGGTGGATTGGACGGCAGATTCTTTGCTCATAATGAGGAAATAGATCTCTGTTGGCGGTTGCATCAGATGGGTAAGCGCATCTTCTGCTTCCCTGAAAGCTATGTATATCATGTAGGGGGCGGTACATTGCCAAAGTCTAACCCACGTAAAACCTTCCTGAACTTCCGTAATAACTTGACCATGTTGTGGAAGAACTTACCAGAAGATGAGTTGAAGCATGTCATGCGAGTACGATGGTTCTTAGACTATTTGGCTGCTTTTCAAACGCTGATTTTAGGTCGTAATTGGGGAGAATTTAAGGCAATCCTCTCAGCTCGTCATACCTTTAAACAGTGGAGACATGAGTTTGAGCGACTACCAATTAGTCTTGATGGAGTAGTAAAACATCGAGAAAACCTCCCTTCTTGTACGAATGATGGACGTAAGAAATATAGCCTTCTTTGGCAATACTACGTGAAAGGGCGTAAGTTGTTTAGCTCCTTACCTGAATGGGAATAG
- a CDS encoding gliding motility protein GldB: MRYLYSILFVVLFTCVGCQFKLSSADSNDNSMLLEIDRYDRLEYRYLTTGDFSALQQMNTEYPIETRTLIEDVVKIGEITDPDINTKFLKFYQDTTLQSVIAAVESEYANTEDLDHQFSNAFRRLKQVLPEIAIPRVYAQISALDQSVVVGNGTIGISLDKYLGPNYPLYAKFYSPTQRKQMSRDYILPDCMTFYLMSIFPLQHFESRPQLERDLQIGKIQWIVNQVMTKRTYHSRYEEAVDNYMKKNPKTTYEELLRMTDFSKFKVMES; this comes from the coding sequence GTGAGATATCTCTATAGTATATTGTTTGTTGTACTGTTTACCTGCGTAGGCTGTCAGTTCAAACTTTCATCTGCTGACTCGAATGATAATTCGATGTTATTAGAGATAGATCGCTATGACCGTTTGGAATATCGTTACTTGACAACGGGTGATTTCTCTGCCCTTCAGCAGATGAATACAGAGTATCCGATTGAAACGCGTACACTGATAGAGGATGTCGTGAAGATTGGTGAGATAACCGACCCTGATATCAATACAAAGTTCTTGAAGTTCTATCAAGACACGACTTTGCAGTCTGTTATTGCAGCGGTAGAGTCTGAGTATGCCAATACAGAGGATCTTGATCATCAGTTTAGCAATGCTTTCAGACGACTAAAGCAGGTGCTTCCTGAGATAGCTATTCCAAGAGTCTATGCGCAAATTTCAGCTTTAGACCAGAGTGTCGTGGTGGGCAATGGTACGATAGGTATCTCACTTGACAAGTACCTTGGTCCTAATTATCCTTTGTATGCGAAGTTCTATTCGCCAACACAACGTAAGCAAATGTCACGTGATTACATCCTTCCAGATTGTATGACATTCTATCTGATGAGTATCTTCCCTTTACAACATTTTGAATCGCGCCCGCAGTTGGAGCGTGACCTTCAGATAGGCAAGATACAATGGATTGTCAATCAGGTAATGACAAAGCGAACCTATCACAGTCGGTATGAGGAGGCTGTAGACAACTATATGAAGAAGAACCCTAAGACTACTTACGAGGAACTGCTTCGTATGACAGACTTTTCTAAGTTTAAAGTTATGGAAAGTTAG
- a CDS encoding carboxypeptidase-like regulatory domain-containing protein yields the protein MLDAKTKETIIGAVVMLKGSMPPNGLGTCTNQDGWYAVKALPTDTLDANFVGYHKSFLTVKELLATKDKTIYLEEDTTYKHVIFTVGGIEGTTGKYRPKKGPKSHKEKKCNKK from the coding sequence GTGCTTGATGCAAAGACAAAGGAGACTATTATTGGAGCCGTTGTTATGTTGAAAGGGTCAATGCCACCAAATGGATTGGGGACATGTACCAATCAGGATGGGTGGTATGCAGTAAAAGCTCTACCAACCGACACCTTAGATGCAAACTTTGTAGGCTATCATAAGTCGTTTTTGACGGTTAAAGAACTGTTAGCGACAAAGGATAAGACGATTTATCTTGAGGAGGATACTACCTATAAGCATGTTATTTTCACCGTTGGAGGCATAGAAGGAACAACAGGAAAGTATCGTCCTAAGAAAGGACCTAAGTCGCATAAGGAAAAGAAGTGTAATAAGAAATAA